The following coding sequences lie in one Eubacterium ventriosum genomic window:
- the manA gene encoding mannose-6-phosphate isomerase, class I, whose amino-acid sequence MDVLMLKPVFKDAIWGGKLLSDFGYKEAGDNAGECWGISAHKNGDCTVMNGEFAGKTLSWCWENHRELFGNMEGDVFPLLIKILGAEDDLSIQVHPNNEYAAEHENGALGKTECWYILDCKENATIVIGHNAKDKEELADMIHNARWNELIREVPIKKGDFFQINPGCLHAIKGGTLLIETQQSSDVTYRVYDYDRLQNGKPRELHVQQSIDCIVAPHEDFKQERVVKNFDGMTSTRLVKCPYYTLEKWDVDGKYTFKMDKNFMNVSVIEGNGKVNGREISKGDHFIIPSLMEECTLEGNMSVMVSFA is encoded by the coding sequence ATGGATGTATTAATGTTAAAACCGGTATTTAAAGATGCTATTTGGGGCGGAAAATTACTTTCTGACTTTGGATACAAAGAAGCAGGTGACAATGCAGGCGAATGCTGGGGAATTAGTGCTCACAAAAATGGTGATTGTACAGTAATGAATGGGGAGTTTGCAGGAAAGACTCTTTCATGGTGCTGGGAAAATCATAGAGAATTATTTGGAAATATGGAAGGGGATGTTTTCCCTTTATTAATAAAGATTTTAGGAGCTGAGGATGATCTTAGCATACAGGTTCATCCAAACAATGAATATGCAGCAGAACATGAAAACGGTGCTCTTGGAAAGACAGAGTGCTGGTACATTCTTGACTGTAAAGAGAATGCTACTATTGTTATTGGTCATAATGCTAAGGATAAAGAAGAATTGGCAGATATGATTCATAATGCAAGATGGAATGAATTAATCAGAGAAGTTCCAATTAAGAAAGGTGACTTTTTCCAGATTAATCCGGGATGTCTTCATGCAATTAAAGGTGGAACACTTTTAATTGAAACACAGCAGAGTAGTGATGTAACATACAGAGTTTACGATTATGACAGACTTCAGAATGGCAAGCCAAGAGAGCTTCATGTTCAGCAGAGTATTGATTGTATAGTAGCTCCTCATGAAGATTTTAAACAGGAAAGAGTAGTTAAAAACTTTGACGGAATGACAAGTACACGTTTAGTTAAATGTCCATATTATACACTGGAGAAATGGGATGTAGACGGAAAGTACACATTTAAAATGGACAAGAACTTTATGAATGTAAGTGTTATTGAAGGTAACGGAAAAGTTAATGGAAGAGAAATAAGCAAGGGAGATCATTTTATTATCCCATCACTTATGGAAGAATGTACATTAGAGGGAAATATGTCAGTGATGGTATCTTTTGCTTAA
- a CDS encoding DUF885 domain-containing protein has translation MNLKNQSNASFFLKKKYLRYTVALLTLTCILLFSYYLKNNNYSNLDQKHSGNANNDFQTYAQNLFDEQLLSDSLSMHFYIKTPDKNIRNSPVTLGDFSYDSMVKSQQYYINQINLLKDFNYKKLSQKEQLTYDVLLDYFRNQLDYGDLCLCNPVLSPTTGIQAQLPILFAEYTFADKKDIDNYLTLVSQINDFFNQICEFQILKAKNNSFLGSETCNLVIKQCTSFLAENKPKDNLFHTSFVSKISKCKFLSDSEKNNYINKNLDLINSSVFPGYNKIISSLKDLQKSGYCKNNKGICHLKNGKSYYEFLVKNYTGSSKSVLELKSDIQSRLMKDMRTMYSILTVNPELENMFYSEEHNSKSPQAILKELNSKYTDDFPNIGNINYTVKYVDENLQDYLSPAFFLTPAIDDTNNNVIYINESDAFSKQDIYTTLAHEGIPGHMYQSAFFLQTNPLPVRHILSYGGYTEGWATYVEFLSYSYEYSDQRLAKALSCSASYSLALYSLCDIGINYEGWSFKETKDFLKNYNITGDDICKNIYQTVINEPANYLQYYVGYLEITALKEKVQKQLGTDFNLKDFHKSFLTIGPADFKTVEKWIYTFY, from the coding sequence ATGAACTTAAAAAATCAGTCAAACGCTTCTTTTTTCTTAAAGAAAAAGTATTTAAGATACACAGTTGCTCTTTTAACACTTACCTGTATTCTTTTATTTTCCTATTATTTAAAAAATAATAATTATTCTAATTTAGATCAAAAACACTCTGGCAACGCTAACAATGATTTTCAAACCTATGCCCAAAATCTTTTTGATGAACAACTTCTTTCTGATTCGTTAAGTATGCATTTTTATATAAAAACGCCGGATAAAAACATTCGGAATTCTCCTGTTACCTTAGGGGACTTTTCTTATGATTCCATGGTAAAAAGCCAGCAATACTACATTAATCAAATTAACCTCTTAAAGGATTTTAACTATAAAAAACTGTCCCAAAAAGAACAGCTTACCTATGATGTTTTATTGGATTATTTTAGGAATCAACTTGATTACGGAGATCTTTGCCTTTGCAATCCGGTTCTAAGTCCCACCACAGGCATTCAGGCACAGCTTCCAATTCTCTTTGCCGAGTACACCTTTGCTGACAAAAAAGATATTGATAATTATCTTACTCTTGTCTCACAAATAAATGATTTTTTTAACCAAATATGTGAATTTCAAATATTAAAAGCAAAGAACAACAGCTTTTTAGGTTCTGAAACCTGTAATCTTGTTATTAAACAATGTACTTCATTTCTAGCAGAAAACAAACCTAAGGACAATCTTTTCCATACTTCATTTGTCAGCAAAATTTCAAAATGTAAATTTCTTTCCGACAGTGAAAAAAATAATTATATAAATAAAAATTTAGACCTGATTAATTCAAGTGTTTTTCCGGGATATAACAAAATTATATCCTCTCTTAAAGACTTGCAGAAAAGTGGTTATTGCAAAAATAACAAGGGCATCTGTCATTTAAAAAACGGCAAAAGCTATTATGAATTTCTTGTAAAAAATTATACCGGAAGTAGCAAATCTGTTCTTGAATTAAAATCAGATATTCAGTCACGGTTAATGAAGGATATGCGAACTATGTATTCCATACTTACCGTTAATCCTGAACTTGAAAATATGTTTTACAGCGAAGAACATAATTCCAAAAGTCCCCAAGCTATTTTAAAAGAACTTAATTCCAAATACACTGATGATTTTCCTAATATTGGAAACATTAATTACACTGTTAAATACGTAGACGAAAATCTTCAGGATTATTTAAGCCCTGCTTTTTTTCTGACTCCTGCAATTGATGATACAAACAATAATGTTATTTATATTAATGAAAGTGATGCTTTCAGCAAACAGGATATTTACACCACCCTTGCCCATGAGGGGATTCCGGGACATATGTACCAATCGGCTTTTTTTCTCCAAACCAATCCCCTTCCCGTCAGACACATTTTAAGCTATGGTGGTTATACGGAAGGTTGGGCTACGTATGTTGAATTTCTGTCCTATTCCTACGAATATTCCGACCAAAGACTGGCCAAAGCCCTAAGTTGTAGTGCCTCCTATTCCCTGGCACTTTACTCTCTTTGCGATATTGGCATTAATTATGAAGGCTGGTCTTTTAAGGAAACAAAAGATTTTTTGAAAAATTATAATATTACCGGAGATGATATTTGCAAAAATATTTATCAGACTGTAATCAATGAACCTGCAAACTATTTGCAATATTACGTAGGCTACCTTGAAATAACAGCGTTAAAAGAAAAAGTTCAAAAACAACTTGGAACTGACTTTAATTTAAAAGATTTTCATAAAAGTTTTCTAACAATCGGACCTGCAGACTTTAAAACCGTTGAAAAATGGATATACACCTTTTACTGA